One Candidatus Binataceae bacterium DNA window includes the following coding sequences:
- the pobA gene encoding 4-hydroxybenzoate 3-monooxygenase: MSTIGTQVGIVGAGPAGLMLSHLLHLQGIDSVVLETRTRKYVQERVRAGVLEQGTVDLLIATGVGDRLKKQGLIHHGIELRFNGRRHRIPLSELTGGRAITIYGQNELVKDLTDARLAAGGQILFEAQDVGLAGFESSTPRIHFRKDGQAAEIACDFIAGCDGFHGVCRPSISKHTVREFERTYPFAWLGILAEVPPSVDEVTYCRSERGFALHSMRSPELTRLYLQCSPTEDLNHWPEARIWDELQARLATDDGWSLKQGSIIQKGITEMRCYVVEPMRCGTLFLAGDAAHIVPPTGAKGLNLAVADVMVLGRALHEFYRSGSRHLLDTYSDTCLRRVWKVQRFSWWMTSTLHRFDEENAFDRRRQLAELDYVTSSPAAAQSLAENYVGLPFDQNA, translated from the coding sequence TTGAGCACCATCGGGACCCAGGTCGGAATCGTCGGGGCCGGCCCGGCCGGCTTGATGCTCTCCCACCTACTTCATCTCCAAGGGATCGACTCGGTCGTCTTGGAAACACGGACACGCAAATATGTTCAGGAACGGGTTCGCGCGGGCGTGCTCGAACAAGGCACCGTGGATCTCTTGATTGCGACAGGGGTGGGCGACCGGCTCAAGAAGCAAGGCCTTATCCATCACGGAATCGAACTTCGCTTCAATGGGCGGCGCCACCGAATCCCCCTCAGTGAGCTCACAGGGGGACGAGCGATCACTATTTATGGACAAAACGAACTCGTTAAAGACCTGACCGATGCAAGGCTTGCGGCCGGAGGCCAAATTCTTTTTGAAGCCCAGGACGTCGGACTGGCGGGCTTCGAGAGCTCAACCCCCAGGATTCATTTCCGGAAGGACGGCCAAGCAGCCGAGATTGCCTGTGACTTCATCGCAGGATGCGACGGTTTTCATGGCGTTTGCCGCCCCAGTATTTCGAAGCACACGGTGAGAGAATTCGAGCGTACCTATCCTTTCGCATGGCTGGGAATTCTTGCCGAAGTGCCTCCGTCTGTGGATGAAGTAACCTACTGTCGCAGCGAACGCGGGTTCGCATTGCACAGCATGCGGTCACCCGAACTGACGCGCCTCTACCTCCAGTGCTCGCCGACGGAAGACTTGAATCATTGGCCTGAGGCCCGCATCTGGGACGAACTCCAGGCACGCCTCGCTACCGACGATGGTTGGAGTCTCAAGCAGGGTTCGATCATTCAAAAAGGGATCACTGAGATGCGTTGCTACGTGGTCGAGCCGATGCGTTGCGGAACACTTTTCCTGGCGGGCGACGCGGCGCACATCGTCCCCCCGACTGGAGCGAAAGGTCTAAACCTCGCGGTCGCCGATGTCATGGTCCTTGGCCGTGCGCTGCATGAATTCTACAGGTCCGGTTCGCGCCATCTGCTCGACACCTATTCCGATACTTGCCTTAGGCGCGTATGGAAGGTTCAACGATTCTCGTGGTGGATGACGTCGACGTTACATCGATTCGACGAAGAAAATGCCTTCGATCGGCGCCGGCAACTTGCCGAGTTGGACTACGTCACTAGCTCGCCCGCCGCAGCTCAAAGTCTGGCGGAGAACTACGTGGGGTTGCCGTTCGATCAGAACGCCTGA
- the galU gene encoding UTP--glucose-1-phosphate uridylyltransferase GalU produces the protein MIKKLRKAVLPVAGLGTRFLPATKATAKEMLPVVDRPLIQYAVDEARAAGIEQFSLVTGHGKTAIVEYFDVAYELEHTLRERNKTEELATLAATHSEPGSITSVRQQVPLGLGHAIWCARAFIGEDPFAILLPDDLILADEPCLAQLAAAYYETGGNIVAVTEVPREHTSRYGILKVGRDDGRLVEVTGLVEKPAPKDAPSNLSIIGRYILMPEVITHLALMQRGAGGEVQLTDGMAKLIGQQPFHGLRYKGRRFDCGDKVGFLEAQIAFALKRPDLADAVRDFLKNYA, from the coding sequence ATGATCAAGAAACTGCGTAAGGCCGTTCTCCCCGTGGCCGGGCTGGGCACGCGCTTCCTGCCGGCAACCAAGGCAACAGCGAAAGAGATGTTGCCCGTCGTTGATAGGCCACTGATTCAATATGCGGTCGACGAGGCGCGGGCAGCGGGTATAGAACAGTTCAGCCTGGTGACGGGGCATGGGAAGACCGCGATCGTCGAGTATTTCGACGTAGCTTACGAACTGGAGCACACGCTCCGGGAACGCAACAAGACTGAGGAACTCGCCACCCTAGCCGCAACGCACTCCGAACCGGGCTCGATCACCAGCGTACGTCAGCAAGTCCCGCTGGGCCTGGGCCATGCCATCTGGTGTGCGCGGGCGTTCATCGGCGAGGACCCTTTCGCGATCCTGCTGCCCGATGATCTCATCCTCGCCGATGAACCGTGCCTCGCGCAACTTGCAGCGGCATATTACGAGACCGGCGGAAATATCGTCGCGGTGACCGAAGTACCGCGCGAGCACACCAGCCGCTACGGTATCCTGAAAGTGGGACGTGATGACGGGCGCCTGGTTGAGGTTACCGGACTGGTCGAGAAGCCTGCGCCGAAGGATGCGCCCTCTAACCTGTCGATAATTGGGCGTTATATCCTGATGCCGGAGGTGATCACACACTTGGCCCTAATGCAGCGTGGCGCTGGGGGAGAGGTGCAGTTGACGGACGGAATGGCGAAATTGATCGGCCAGCAACCCTTTCACGGGCTACGTTACAAGGGCCGTCGCTTTGATTGCGGCGACAAGGTCGGTTTCCTGGAGGCGCAGATCGCGTTTGCATTGAAGCGGCCCGACCTGGCGGACGCGGTGCGTGATTTTCTGAAGAACTACGCTTGA